The Hyalangium ruber genome includes the window GACTTCCGCTACTGCTCCCAGGAGGCGAAGTTCAGCGTGCGCGAGGTGCGCGTCGGCATCCTGGCGGACCTGGGCGCGCTCCAGCGCCTGCCGCGCATCATCGGCGAGGGCCACACGCGCGAGCTGGCTTATACGGGCGGGGACTTCGACGCGGAGCGGGCCTTGCGCATGGGGCTCGTCAACCAGGTGTTCGCCTCGCCCGAGGAGATGCTCACCGCGGCGCGCGCCACCGCTCGGAAGATCGCCGACAACCCGCCTCTGGTCGTCCAGGGCGCCAAGCAGGTGCTGGAGTACTGCGCGGACAAGTCCGTGGAGGACGGCCTGCGCTTCGTGGCGGTGTGGAACTCGGCCTTCCTGCAGTCGAACGATTTGACCGAGGCGTTCGCGGCCTTCATGGAGCGGCGGCCTCCTCGCTTCCAAGGGAGATGAGCCATGGCTGAAGGGGTATTCAAGGACGGGCTGCTCGCGGGCAAGGTGGCCTTCGTCACCGGCGGCAGCAGCGGTATCAACCTCGGCATCGCCGAGCGCTTCGTGCAGGCTGGCGCCAAGGTCGTCATCAATGGCCGCAACGTGGAGAAGCTCGAGGGCGCGGTGAAGTCGCTCCAGGCCCACGGCACGGCCATGGGCGTGCCGGCGGACGTGCGCGACTACGCCTCCGTGGAGAAGGCTTTCCAGACGGCGCGCGACGCGTACGGGGAGATCGACATCCTGGTGTGCGGCGCGGCGGGCAACTTCCCGGCGCCGGCGCTCGGCATGTCCTCCAACGGCTTCAAGGCGGTGATGGACATCGACGTGGTGGGCACCTTCAACGCGTGCCGGGCCGGCTTCGAGCACCTGCGCAAGCCGGGGGCCTCGGTCATCAACATCTCCGCGCCGCAGGCGTTTCTGCCCACGGCCATGCAGGCGCACGTGTGCGCGGCGAAGGCGGGCGTGGACATGCTCACGCGCGTGCTGGCCATCGAGTGGGGCGGCGCTGGGGTGCGCATCAACTCCATCTCCCCGGGGCCCATCGATGACACCGAGGGCATGCGGCGGTTGGCGCCCTCCGAGGATGCGCGCAACAAGATCGTCCAGTCCCTGCCGCTGCAGCGCATGGGCGCCAAGTCGGACATCTCCAACCTCGCGCTCTTCCTGGCCTCCGACGCGGCTTCCTACATCACCGGCTCGGTGATGCTGTGCGATGGCGGCTGGTCGCTCCTGGGCTCGGGGGTGATCATGCAGGCGATCAGCGGCTGACCGCCTGCCTGGTCTGGGGTGACATTCCGGGAGGCCTCGCGGGTCTGGTAGAAGCGGGCAGGGTGCTCGCCGTGGCCTGGGTGCCGCGAGGGCCTACCGGAGAGACGCATGCCGCTTCGTTCCCTCTCGCTCGCCTGGCTGCTCGGGCTGAGCCTCCTGGTCCTCGCTCTACTCACGGGGTGTGGCGGGGGTGAACCGAAGCCGCCGACTCCACCCACGCCACCGACTCCGCCCACAGCGTCTCCGGATGCGAGCCGCTCCTCGGTCGCGGTGGCTCCGGCGACGGGGGCTCGGGCGGACGGCAGTGACCTGGTGACGGTGACCGTCACGGTGCGCGATGGCTCCGGTGAGCCCTTGTCCGGGTATGCGGTGCGACTCGAAGTCTCCGGCGCGGGCGTCGCCGTCACGCAGCCCACGGTGAAGAGCAATGCCAGCGGCGTGACGACCGCCTCGGTGACGTCCACCCAGGCAGGGCTCAAGCAGGTGACGGCGCTGGTCGAAGGTGGGGAGGGCGTGGTGGTGCTCGACGAGCGGCCCTCCATCGAGTTCGTGAACCCTCCCGCGACGAAGCTCGTCTTCTCGGAGGCGGCCCTGTCGGCGATGGCGGGCGAGCCGGTGGGCCCGGTGCTGGAGGTCTCCCTTCAGGATGACGCGGGGCGCACCGTGACGGAGGCGGTGGACGAAGTCTCGCTCTCGCTGGCGGCGGGGCCTCCTTCGGCGGTGCTGGAGGGCTCGCTTACGGCGCGGGCCGTCAACGGCGTGGCGCGGTTTCCGGGCGCGGTGCTGAAGCAAGCAGGCACGGGCTATGCGCTGAGAGCCACGTCGGGCGGGCTGGCTCCCGCGACGAGTTCCTCCTTCGAGGTGCTGCCCGGGGCGCCCACGGCGTTGCGGTTCGTCACCCAGCCCGTCGGCGGCCGGGTGCGTGCCGCGCTCTCTGCCGTTCGGGTCGAGCTGATCGATTCCTTCGGCAACCGCTCGCGTGTCTCCAGCCCTACGGTGGTGGTCTCTCTCTCGGGTGGAAATCCCGCCTCCCAGCTCAGCGGCACGCTGGCCGTGGATCCTGTCGAGGGCCTGGCGACCTTCTCAGAGCTCTTCGTGGACCAGGAGGGCGGCGCTTTCCAGCTCACGACGGGGGCCGGCGCGCTTCCCACGGTGGACAGCAATCCCTTTGATGTCCTCGACGGTACGCCCCCGGCCGCGGTGTCGCTCACGAGCACGGGCCAGTCCTTCTCGAGCATCACGCTGGCCTGGACCGCCGTGGGGGATGATGGAAGCCTGGGCCAGGCCACCTCCCACGAGCTGCGCTACTCGACGCTTCCCATCACCACGCGGGAGGAGTTCGACGCGGCGACGCTGGCGATGTCCGGAATTCCCCAGGCGCCTGGGAGCGCGGAGTCCTTCACCGTCGAGGGATTGAGCGCCGCCACGCGGTACTCCTTTGCCGTGGTGGTCTGGGACTCGGCGGGCAACGCGAGTCTCCCAGAGGCTCAACCTGTGGCGACCTTGGACCCCTGCGAGGGCGTGGTCTGCGAGGTGCCCGAGCCGACCTGCGCGGTGGACGCCGTCACGCGCGTCACCTTCAGCTCCACCTGTGTCCTCGATGGCAACGCGCCCACCTGCCAGGACACGGAGACGCGAGTGGCCTGTCCTGGCGCGGACGGGGTGTGCTTCGCGGGGGCGTGCGGCACCGCGTCCGGGCCGGCGCCGGGTGAGTTGTCCATCTCCGAGCTGATGCACAGCCCGTCTTCCGGAACGACGGAGTACATCGAGCTCCACAACGCCTCGCAGCGGCTGCTGAACATCGCCGGCGTCCAGGTGGAGCACACGGCGGGGGGCGCTGTTGCCGGAGGCTTCACGCTGAGCTCCGGACCGGGCCATGCGGTGCTCATCCCCGCCGGAGGCTCGTACGTGCTCGGCCAGAGCGAGGACTTCGCGACCAATGGCGGCGTCCCCGTGGACTACGCCTACGGCTCCGCGTTCGAGCTCGGCGCAGAGGGGCGCCTCACGGTCCGCACGACGTCCGGCACGCTGCTCGAGGACTTCACCTGGTCGAGCAGCTTTCCACAGACGTCCGGCCGCTCCATGAACCTCGCCTCGGCGGTGGTTGGCACGTGGGCCTATCGGCAGCCCTGGTACTGGTGCGACTCGAGCGTGGACGTGCGGCTGCTCGGAGGCGATTACGGGACACCGGGTCAGCCCAACGAGACCTGCGGGGTGAACGTGGGCCCGGCGCCGGTGTTCTGCAACATCCAGTACCCAAAGACGTTCCCCGACCCGTTCGATCCGTGGACCTATCCGGCGGTCATCCCCTACGGCTCGCGGAAGACCCTCTACAGCCAGTTCTCGGCCCCGAGCCTGACGGACCGCAACCTCGCGGGCAACGACGACTACCCGCACGTCCAGGTGGAGCTGGGCTACGGCACGAGCGCCGACCCCGCCAACTGGCAATGGTCGTCCTCTCGGTTCAATCCCTTCTACGACACGACCTCGCCCGCGTTCGATACCTATAAGGATGAGAACTGGGGCTGGCTGCGCATCTTCACCCCAGGGACGTACTCCTACGGCTTCCGCTACCGGCTGTATGACCCGGTGGGGCGCTCCTTCTCGGGCTACACGTACTGCGACCAGAACGGCATCGCCCCTGAGCCGAGCGTGGGGAATTACGGCACCGTGACGGTGGGCGCGGAGCCCCTCGGTCCCACCGACCATGTCGTCATCAGCGAGTTCTCCTCGAGGGGCACCGATGGCGTGTCCGTCAACGACACCGACGAGTTCATCGAGCTCTACAACCCCACCGAGACCGCCGTGGACATCAGCGGGTGGAAGGTCCAGTACCTGCCCGCGCAGGGGCGGCACTTCCAGGACCTCGCCACGGTGCCCCAGGGAACCAGCCTCGCGCCCCGGAGCTTCTACCTCATCGCCCACACCGGCTATGCCGGCAGCGTGGCGCCGGCGCTGCGCTACGCCCAGCCCACCTCGCACGAGGGGGGCAACATCCGAATCGGCTGGAACTGGCTGGGCTCGAACATCGTGGACTCCGCCACGGTGGACAACCTCGGCTGGGGCTCGGCCTACGCGCCCGAGGGTGAGGCTGCGCCAGTCGCCAGCGCCGCCGGCAGCCTGGAGCGCAAGGCCGCCCTCCTGTCCACGCCTGGGAGCATGGAAGGGGGGGCGGACGCCACCCGAGGCAATGGCATCGACTCGGACTGGAATGCGGATGACTTCGTGGTGCGCACGGCCCGTCAACCGCAGAACAACGCCCACCCTCCAGAGTCTCCCTAGCGGCAGGCCGGCCTCCAAAGCTGCTGCTCCAGGTCGCGCCTCGCATTAGCTTGGGGCGCGACCCATCTCCTCCAGGAGCAGAACCGTGCCTGCCACTCCCGACGCCGCCCGTCTCATCACCTGCCCGCCGGAGGAGTTCCGCCGCGCCAGTGAGGCGGCCCTGGCCACCGCGCGCTCTGGCATCGAGCGTCTGAAGTCCCTGCCGGCTCCGCGCAAGGTCCGCGAGGCCCTCGAGATCTACGACGAGGCCACCGCCGCCCTCTCCGACGCCAGCGCCCGCGCCAGCGTCGCGCGCCACAGCCACCCGGACGAGGCCATGCGCAAGGCCTCCGAGGATTCCGAGCAGCAGCTGGAGATGCTCGCCACGGAGATCGCCCTCGACCGGGGCGTCTACGACGTCATCGCCTCGCTGGATGTCTCCGGAGAGGACGCGCCCACCCGCAAGTGGGTGGAGAAGCTGCTGCGCGACTTCCGACGCGCCGGCGTGGACCGCGACGAGGCCACGCGCACCCGGGTGAAGGAGCTTCAGGAGGAGCTGGTCCGCATCGGCCAGGAATTCGACCGCAACATCCGCGAGGACGTGCGGACCGTGGAGCTGCCGCCCTCGGCCCTCGAGGGGCTGCCGGCCGACTACGTGCGGGCCCACGCGCCGGGGCCGGACGGCAAGGTGCGCATCACCACCGACTACCCGGACCTCGTGCCCTTCATGACGTACGCGAAGGATGGCTCGGCGCGCGAGAAGCTGTGGCGGGCCAACCGCTCCCGCGCCTTCCCGAAGAACGTGGAGGTGCTGCAGCGGCTCCTGGAGCGGCGCCACGAGCTGGCCACGCTGCTGGGCTACGTCAACTGGGCGGCCTACGCCACCGAAGACAAGATGATCCGCAGCGAGCGCAACGCGGGGGACTTCATCGAGAAGATCGCCACCGCTTCAGAGGAGCGCAGCCGCCGCGACTACCAGGTGCTGCTGCAGCGCAAGCGCCAGGACGAGCCGGGCGCCACGCGCGTGGAGCCCTGGGACCAGGCGTACCTGGACGACCGGGTGAAGGCCGAGCAGTACAGCTTCGACTCCCAGTCGGTGCGCCCCTACTTCGAGTACACGCGGGTGAAGCAGGGCGTGCTGGACATCACCTCGCGCCTCTTCGGGGTGAGCTACCGCCGGGTGGCGGGCGCTCCCGTGTGGCACCCGGACGTGGAGGCGTATGACGTGCTCCAGGGGGAGACCCAGGTCGGCCGCTTCTACCTGGACATGCACCCCCGGGCCGACAAGTACAAGCACGCGGCCCAGTTCACGCTGGTCACCGGCAAGCAGGGGCAGCGCCTGCCGGAGGCGGTGCTGATGTGCAACTTCCCCAAGCCCGGCGTGGAGCCGGCGCTGATGCAGCACGGCGACGTGGAGACGTTCTTCCACGAGTTCGGCCACTTGCTGCACCACCTCTTCGGTGGGCACACGCCGTGGGCGGGCCTGTCGGGGGTGCGCACCGAGTGGGACTTCGTGGAGGCGCCCTCGCAGATGCTGGAGGAGTGGGCCCGGGACGTGGCCGCGCTGCAGTCCTTCGCCAGGCACTACCAGACGAACGAGCCGCTGCCCGCGGACGTCATCCAGCGGATGAAGAAGGCAGACGACTTCGGCAAGGGCCTGTGGGTGCGCCAGCAGATGTTCTACGCGGCGCTCAGCCTGGAGCTGTACCGGCGCACGCCCAAGGGGCTGGATGCCACCGCCGTGGTGCGCGAGCTGCAGAGCAAGTACACGCCCTTCCCCTACGTGGAGGGCACCTACTTCCACCTGTCCTTCGGCCACCTGGATGGGTACTCGGCCATCTACTACACCTATATGTGGTCGCTGGTCATCGCGAAGGACCTGTTCACGGTGTTCCAGGACAAGGGGCTGCTCAACCCCGAGCCCGCGCAGGCCTACCGCCGCGCCGTGCTGGAACCGGGAGGCTCCAAGGACGCGGCGGTGCTGGTGAAGGACTTCCTGGGCCGCGACTACGACTTCCGCGCCTACGAGACGTGGCTCAACGCGGGGTGAGCGCCGGGCAGAGGCGCTAGGGAGCGGGAGAAGCCCCCAGGCCCAGG containing:
- a CDS encoding crotonase/enoyl-CoA hydratase family protein, whose translation is MATAYKALRIEKSEGVAEVILTGPGKGNAVGPDFWREMPEVLRELDADASVRVLLLRGDGAHFTYGLDLPAMLESLGPMLTGDNNTAFERTQLMRLIEQMQGATEGLARCHKPVIAAVHGWCIGAGMNLIAASDFRYCSQEAKFSVREVRVGILADLGALQRLPRIIGEGHTRELAYTGGDFDAERALRMGLVNQVFASPEEMLTAARATARKIADNPPLVVQGAKQVLEYCADKSVEDGLRFVAVWNSAFLQSNDLTEAFAAFMERRPPRFQGR
- a CDS encoding SDR family oxidoreductase, whose protein sequence is MAEGVFKDGLLAGKVAFVTGGSSGINLGIAERFVQAGAKVVINGRNVEKLEGAVKSLQAHGTAMGVPADVRDYASVEKAFQTARDAYGEIDILVCGAAGNFPAPALGMSSNGFKAVMDIDVVGTFNACRAGFEHLRKPGASVINISAPQAFLPTAMQAHVCAAKAGVDMLTRVLAIEWGGAGVRINSISPGPIDDTEGMRRLAPSEDARNKIVQSLPLQRMGAKSDISNLALFLASDAASYITGSVMLCDGGWSLLGSGVIMQAISG
- a CDS encoding lamin tail domain-containing protein; this translates as MPLRSLSLAWLLGLSLLVLALLTGCGGGEPKPPTPPTPPTPPTASPDASRSSVAVAPATGARADGSDLVTVTVTVRDGSGEPLSGYAVRLEVSGAGVAVTQPTVKSNASGVTTASVTSTQAGLKQVTALVEGGEGVVVLDERPSIEFVNPPATKLVFSEAALSAMAGEPVGPVLEVSLQDDAGRTVTEAVDEVSLSLAAGPPSAVLEGSLTARAVNGVARFPGAVLKQAGTGYALRATSGGLAPATSSSFEVLPGAPTALRFVTQPVGGRVRAALSAVRVELIDSFGNRSRVSSPTVVVSLSGGNPASQLSGTLAVDPVEGLATFSELFVDQEGGAFQLTTGAGALPTVDSNPFDVLDGTPPAAVSLTSTGQSFSSITLAWTAVGDDGSLGQATSHELRYSTLPITTREEFDAATLAMSGIPQAPGSAESFTVEGLSAATRYSFAVVVWDSAGNASLPEAQPVATLDPCEGVVCEVPEPTCAVDAVTRVTFSSTCVLDGNAPTCQDTETRVACPGADGVCFAGACGTASGPAPGELSISELMHSPSSGTTEYIELHNASQRLLNIAGVQVEHTAGGAVAGGFTLSSGPGHAVLIPAGGSYVLGQSEDFATNGGVPVDYAYGSAFELGAEGRLTVRTTSGTLLEDFTWSSSFPQTSGRSMNLASAVVGTWAYRQPWYWCDSSVDVRLLGGDYGTPGQPNETCGVNVGPAPVFCNIQYPKTFPDPFDPWTYPAVIPYGSRKTLYSQFSAPSLTDRNLAGNDDYPHVQVELGYGTSADPANWQWSSSRFNPFYDTTSPAFDTYKDENWGWLRIFTPGTYSYGFRYRLYDPVGRSFSGYTYCDQNGIAPEPSVGNYGTVTVGAEPLGPTDHVVISEFSSRGTDGVSVNDTDEFIELYNPTETAVDISGWKVQYLPAQGRHFQDLATVPQGTSLAPRSFYLIAHTGYAGSVAPALRYAQPTSHEGGNIRIGWNWLGSNIVDSATVDNLGWGSAYAPEGEAAPVASAAGSLERKAALLSTPGSMEGGADATRGNGIDSDWNADDFVVRTARQPQNNAHPPESP
- a CDS encoding M3 family metallopeptidase, giving the protein MPATPDAARLITCPPEEFRRASEAALATARSGIERLKSLPAPRKVREALEIYDEATAALSDASARASVARHSHPDEAMRKASEDSEQQLEMLATEIALDRGVYDVIASLDVSGEDAPTRKWVEKLLRDFRRAGVDRDEATRTRVKELQEELVRIGQEFDRNIREDVRTVELPPSALEGLPADYVRAHAPGPDGKVRITTDYPDLVPFMTYAKDGSAREKLWRANRSRAFPKNVEVLQRLLERRHELATLLGYVNWAAYATEDKMIRSERNAGDFIEKIATASEERSRRDYQVLLQRKRQDEPGATRVEPWDQAYLDDRVKAEQYSFDSQSVRPYFEYTRVKQGVLDITSRLFGVSYRRVAGAPVWHPDVEAYDVLQGETQVGRFYLDMHPRADKYKHAAQFTLVTGKQGQRLPEAVLMCNFPKPGVEPALMQHGDVETFFHEFGHLLHHLFGGHTPWAGLSGVRTEWDFVEAPSQMLEEWARDVAALQSFARHYQTNEPLPADVIQRMKKADDFGKGLWVRQQMFYAALSLELYRRTPKGLDATAVVRELQSKYTPFPYVEGTYFHLSFGHLDGYSAIYYTYMWSLVIAKDLFTVFQDKGLLNPEPAQAYRRAVLEPGGSKDAAVLVKDFLGRDYDFRAYETWLNAG